The DNA window GCCCGACGCCCAGGGCTTTGCCTATCACATGTGGACCGAAGTCTGGGTCCATGAGCAATGGGTTCCGCTCGACGCCACCCTGGGACAAGGCGGCATCGGGGCGGCCCATATCAAGATTGCCCATGCCAGCCTGAATGGTTCCGGCGCGTATGCGGCCTTTTTACCGGTCGTCCGGGTGTTAGGACAGCTAGAGCTGGAAATAAAAGAAGTGGAACAGGTTACGCCGCAAGGGAGGTAGAAAACCGCCCCCAAATTCCTTTAAGATGTTTACCAGGCAGACGAATACTCTAATATAAGGGAACGCGTCGGACGACGCAGACGGCTGTCCGCATACGTGCAGGGCAGACTGTTTCGCGGCTCCTGATTCGCAGACCCGGCAGTTTCCAACGTAAGTCCTGGGCAATTCATTCCTGGGAGATCCTTGCCGAAAGCAGTTCTGGCTGGCAGAGACAACCACCAGGTCCGCCAAAGCAACCACACAAGAGCAAGCCAAAACCTGGCAAGTAAAAGGCAACATCAGGCGGTCCGCCGCGTCGCCCATGTTTGAATGTGCGTGATAGTCAAGGATTCGGTTTCACGAGTCTATTCTCGATCTTCTTTTTAATCCGAGGGAGTCGCCGATGGCCGACACGGAGCAACGTCAAGGAACGCGCGTCACCTTTCTTGACCAGACCGGCGCGAAGAGCGTGGATGCGGTCATCGCTGACAGCGTCAGCGTGAAACGCATTCTGCCCAACATCATCACCAAAATGAACCTGCCCGTGATGGGCCCCGATGGGCAGCCGATGAGTTACAGCCTGGACCACAAAGAAGGCGGCAAGCGACTGCGCGAAGATGAAACCCTGCCGACCGCCGGCGTGAACGACGGCGACCACCTGATCGTCTATCCGGAAATCGTCGCCGGCGCCGCCCTTT is part of the Lignipirellula cremea genome and encodes:
- a CDS encoding EsaB/YukD family protein — protein: MADTEQRQGTRVTFLDQTGAKSVDAVIADSVSVKRILPNIITKMNLPVMGPDGQPMSYSLDHKEGGKRLREDETLPTAGVNDGDHLIVYPEIVAGAAL